CCCTGAGAATAGGCTTTCTATTCCAATAAGTGTTGGAAGAACGGTGGATGCGAGCGGGAAAGTGACAGAGGTGGGTGTTGCTGAAATAATGGACGGCTCTGATGATACTAACAAATATTTGGGCTTGCATAGGTCAGCGCCTGTGGGCACAATCATTCAGGTTAAGAATGATATGACAAAGCATACTGTATTTGTTAGAATAATAGGAAGATTGCCGGATACAGGAATTAATGAGAAGACTCTGATTAGAATATCAAAGAAGGCTTACGAGAGATTGGGAGGAAAGGATTACTCCTTCCCGGTTGAGTTGACTTATATTGAATCAGACATCGAAGAGTAAGATATTACGTAGTTGATCAAATGAAGTGAACCTTAGTGTTCACTTTTTTTGTTATCGCATAGATAGTAAGATATGGACACTGGATTTGTGGAGGAGCTTTTGGAGGAAAAGTTCGCCTTGTATAATAGACATGACTTTATAGAGAATGACCCGATCAGCATACCGCATCGCTATAATTCTTGTCGTCAGGATATTGAAATTACAGGTTTTTGGGCTTCAATATTGGCTTGGGGACAGCGTAAAACGATCATCAAGAAATGCCATCAATTATTTGAAATGATGGATCATAGTCCTTATGAATTTATAAAGCATCATAGCGAAGAGGATTTAAGACCATTCTTGAATTTCAAGCATCGCACATTCAACGATGTGGATACTTTGTACTTCATTTCTTTCCTTAAACATTTCTATGAACAGCATGATACGCTTGAGGATGCATTTTTGTTAAATGAAAATGCTTCTGATTCGAACATGGAGAAAAACCTAATAGGCTTTCATGACTATTTTTGCGGTTTGGACCATTTCCCTTCCAGAACTCGCAAGCATATAGCTACTCCAGCGAGAAAGTCGGCTTGCAAGCGAATCAACATGTTTTTGAGGTGGATGGTCAGAGATGATGAGCAAGGTGTGGATTTTGGTATCTGGAAAAGAATAGAGACTTCCAAGTTGGTGTGTCCATGCGATGTGCATGTGGATCGCGTGGCGAGAAAGTTGGGCTTGATTAGTAGAAAGCAGACAGATTGGATAACGGCTGTTGAGTTGACGGAGAATTTGAAGAAATTTGATCCAAATGATCCCGTAAAGTATGATTTCGCTTTGTTTGGGTTGGGAGTCGAAGGGGAACTATAAAAAAAAATCCAGCGATTAAGCAAACCGCTGGATTCATCCATATTCTCTCTGTTATTCCAGTGAACAGGTTTATTTATTCCAAGTTGCTGGATCTTTTCTCCACTCTTGCAGTGCTTCCACATCAGATTCTTTGATATAATCCATGTCCTTAGCCACTTTCAGCATTTCTTCATAATCGGAAAGGCATACAAAAGGAACTTTAGCGTTTTCGAAGTTTTCGTCCGCTAGTGCGAATCCATAAGTAAATATGGCCGCTAGTCCTAATACTTCTGCTCCAGCTTCTTTAAGGGCGTCAGCGGCTTTTAAAGAGCTTCCTCCAGTAGAAATCAAATCTTCAATAAGCACTACTTTTTGGCCTGGCTTCAGCAAGCCTTCTATCATATTGCCCATGCCATGACCTTTTGGCTTTGATCTCACATAGTTGAATGGCAAGCCAAGTTCTTCCGCCACCAAAGCTCCTTGAGGAATTCCAGCAGTAGCAACGCCAGCGATGCATTCCGCATCAGGG
The Aureibacter tunicatorum DNA segment above includes these coding regions:
- a CDS encoding TIGR02757 family protein — encoded protein: MDTGFVEELLEEKFALYNRHDFIENDPISIPHRYNSCRQDIEITGFWASILAWGQRKTIIKKCHQLFEMMDHSPYEFIKHHSEEDLRPFLNFKHRTFNDVDTLYFISFLKHFYEQHDTLEDAFLLNENASDSNMEKNLIGFHDYFCGLDHFPSRTRKHIATPARKSACKRINMFLRWMVRDDEQGVDFGIWKRIETSKLVCPCDVHVDRVARKLGLISRKQTDWITAVELTENLKKFDPNDPVKYDFALFGLGVEGEL
- the pyrE gene encoding orotate phosphoribosyltransferase; this encodes MDANNNQEIAKNVAKMLLDIEAIKLRPQEPFTWSSGWNSPIYCDNRMSLSYPEIRTYIKKALAEAIKTNFPDAECIAGVATAGIPQGALVAEELGLPFNYVRSKPKGHGMGNMIEGLLKPGQKVVLIEDLISTGGSSLKAADALKEAGAEVLGLAAIFTYGFALADENFENAKVPFVCLSDYEEMLKVAKDMDYIKESDVEALQEWRKDPATWNK